A stretch of the Hyperolius riggenbachi isolate aHypRig1 chromosome 11, aHypRig1.pri, whole genome shotgun sequence genome encodes the following:
- the TMEM80 gene encoding transmembrane protein 80 isoform X2, with translation MYYVFYFLASLLMIIYKSQVFSYPDSNLALDLGLLFLMAIIESVRLYLGMMGNLTEEQLPLGSSLFFTVGNVLLSVYFLVWETYILRADLIINGILLVFYGLEVVLEIFTIAAFFR, from the exons ATGTACTATGTGTTTTATTTTCTTGCTTCCCTTCTTATGATCATttataaaa GCCAGGTCTTCAGTTATCCTGACTCTAACTTGGCTTTAGATCTTGGTCTGCTGTTCCTTATGGCGATAATCGAGTCTGTACGGCTATATCTGG GTATGATGGGAAATTTGACAGAAGAACAGCTTCCCTTAGGATCAAGTCTGTTCTTCACTGTAGGCAATGTCCTTCTGTCTGTATATTTCCTGGTATGGGAGACATACATCCTGAGGGCAGATCTCATTATCAATGGTATTCTGCTGGTCTTCTATGGTCTGGAAGTAGTCCTGGAAATATTCACCATTGCTGCATTCTTCCGTTAA
- the TMEM80 gene encoding transmembrane protein 80 isoform X1, which produces MALYRRGKSALVLSSVPLQILLYINIMYYVFYFLASLLMIIYKSQVFSYPDSNLALDLGLLFLMAIIESVRLYLGMMGNLTEEQLPLGSSLFFTVGNVLLSVYFLVWETYILRADLIINGILLVFYGLEVVLEIFTIAAFFR; this is translated from the exons ATGGCGCTGTACAGAAGAG GGAAGAGCGCCTTGGTT TTGTCATCTGTTCCCCTCCAGATCCTACTATACATCAATATTATGTACTATGTGTTTTATTTTCTTGCTTCCCTTCTTATGATCATttataaaa GCCAGGTCTTCAGTTATCCTGACTCTAACTTGGCTTTAGATCTTGGTCTGCTGTTCCTTATGGCGATAATCGAGTCTGTACGGCTATATCTGG GTATGATGGGAAATTTGACAGAAGAACAGCTTCCCTTAGGATCAAGTCTGTTCTTCACTGTAGGCAATGTCCTTCTGTCTGTATATTTCCTGGTATGGGAGACATACATCCTGAGGGCAGATCTCATTATCAATGGTATTCTGCTGGTCTTCTATGGTCTGGAAGTAGTCCTGGAAATATTCACCATTGCTGCATTCTTCCGTTAA